One Rosa chinensis cultivar Old Blush chromosome 3, RchiOBHm-V2, whole genome shotgun sequence DNA window includes the following coding sequences:
- the LOC112193772 gene encoding uncharacterized protein LOC112193772: MDGNMFSDVNGQYDPKPEFHVYDIVWGKVRGYPWWPGRICDPSASSNEAKMLFRKGSYLIDYFGDHSFTWNEAPHIKPFLDYFSQMEKQSNKDEFQNAIACALDEFLRRVELGVVCSCISGEVYPKLKNQIIISDGVRQEEEEEEEEDSGNAGDGSLTAISFEPQKLIMLLKEFAQFSYGKADQLELSTSVIQLSAFYCWKSSQLSLPTENDAYISVLGEKTQFNVLGHNSLPVTTDEKLVQKSKSKVWLMKKQRTIHTRRNKVLVPPLCLSIPMTDNAAEGEASGLVSLPSMSENTSEGETSSKLILQSSNENPGEVDGIADEDVTAVSEAALPVTKDEKLVRKSENKDYSLHKCKHMSECSMNSSEKEKTSSDLKAHKCLSTPICQNGSEGKAGSKLTLQSCVKRKAVDVIADDFVLKHRKSDSSTRTKDALPLTKDEMLVRKSESKNNSMHKCKNICGDMMNPSEEQKSLSDLNGGKCLSPTSEYGFPSDRTLTLHPSSNIRKEVDPIPIADDCALKDWESNLSAGDVEQSFGVADFINLFLQREHIFGAGERICLVE; encoded by the exons ATGGATGGGAACATGTTTAGTGATGTGAATGGCCAATATGATCCAAAACCGGAATTCCATGTTTATGATATAGTATGGGGGAAAGTAAGGGGTTATCCGTGGTGGCCTGGACGGATATGTGATCCTTCAGCTTCATCGAATGAGGCAAAGATGCTTTTCAGAAAGGGTAGTTATTTGATAGATTATTTTGGGGATCACTCATTTACTTGGAATGAAGCACCACATATTAAGCCCTTTCTGGATTATTTCTCGCAAATGGAGAAGCAGAGTAACAAGGACGAATTCCAAAATGCCATTGCTTGTGCTCTGGACGAATTCTTAAGACGGGTAGAGTTGGGGGTGGTCTGTTCTTGCATATCTGGAGAGGTATATCCAAAACTCAAAAATCAGATAATTATTAGTGATGGAGTcaggcaagaagaagaagaagaagaagaagaagacagtgGAAATGCTGGTGACGGTTCCCTTACCGCCATCTCTTTTGAACCTCAGAAACTCATTATGCTTCTAAAGGAGTTTGCTCAGTTTTCATATGGAAAAGCTGATCAACTAGAACTTTCAACATCAGTGATCCAATTATCAGCTTTCTATTGTTGGAAGAGTTCTCAGCTGTCGCTGCCAACAGAGAATGATGCCTATATATCAGTATTGGGGGAGAAGACTCAATTCAATGTATTAGGTCACAATTCACTTCCAGTAACTACAGATGAGAAGCTGGTGCAGAAATCTAAAAGTAAAG TGTGGCTGATGAAGAAGCAACGCACAATTCACACCCGCAGGAATAAAGTCCTGGTTCCGCCCCTGTGTTTGTCTATTCCAATGACTGATAATGCAGCAGAAGGGGAAGCTAGTGGTTTGGTTTCTTTACCTTCCATGAGTGAGAATACATCAGAAGGGGAAACTAGCAGTAAATTGATTTTGCAATCTTCTAATGAGAATCCAGGGGAAGTTGATGGTATAGCGGATGAAGATGTGACTGCAGTCAGTGAAGCTGCACTTCCAGTAACTAAGGATGAGAAATTGGTgcggaaatcagaaaataaagattaCTCATTGCACAAGTGTAAGCACATGTCTGAGTGCAGTATGAATTCGAGTGAAAAAGAGAAAACATCATCAGATTTAAAGGCTCATAAGTGTTTGTCTACTCCAATTTGTCAGAATGGATCAGAAGGGAAAGCAGGCAGTAAATTGACTTTACAGTCCTGTGTAAAGCGCAAGGCAGTTGATGTTATAGCTGATGACTTTGTGCTGAAACATAGGAAAAGTGATTCATCAACGAGGACTAAAGATGCACTTCCGCTAACTAAGGATGAGATGTTGGTGAGGAAATCAGAAAGTAAAAATAACTCGATGCATAAGTGCAAGAACATATGTGGAGATATGATGAATCCAAGTGAAGAACAGAAAAGTTTATCGGATTTAAATGGTGGGAAGTGTTTGTCTCCAACAAGTGAGTATGGATTTCCTTCTGATCGTACATTGACTTTGCACCCCTCTAGTAATATACGAAAGGAAGTCGATCCTATTCCTATAGCTGATGACTGTGCACTAAAAGATTGGGAAAGCAATTTATCAGCAGGGGATGTTGAGCAGTCTTTTGGAGTTGCAGATTTTATTAACTTGTTTCTACAGAGGGAGCACATTTTTGGAGCCGGAGAAAGGATCTGTCTGGTTGAATGA
- the LOC112194341 gene encoding uncharacterized protein LOC112194341 produces MEFNMEPLSNEMEIAQSLLHMQQTNITNEFHNVVGIVNEFTDGSNSEAEEDDSFNLRGVNRPNWAKGGNVEYLKFNDEGQAVEPEATVARWQRYLGMKATDHRLFQLNVFDWREFRKGKKLDEAWDAIRRTIDWSDPETQRKSGRIRFVVERKLNDRWKTFKAKLRKVWYTPNVGTEERFKCKDGRVSKEQWVALVNHWEDEKEQWRSIVNKQSRAKRRMMHTTGTKTFAEIRNKYKKINGGVNPDRCKMFELTHVHPDEPNSKQAIALMKDKIDKMKTTKRASQLPETLNDFEINEVYVSVLGKETRGGVRGFGFGVRPEQVPGVLVQKRGVHLEVQAMREQHEAEIETIRKESQEKEDKLREELNKQTLATKDKFKNMEIAMKKQEALMALLLGAYESTDMLAAALRMKGASLQPSMSHIQSSYEENLDDVYIPHCSEELQQQVTRN; encoded by the exons ATGGAGTTCAATATGGAGCCTCTAAGCAATGAAATGGAGATTGCTCAATCTTTGCTACACATGCAACAAACAAACATAACTAATGAGTTTCATAATGTGGTTGGGATTGTGAATGAGTTTACGGATGGCTCGAACTCTGAAGCTGAAGAGGATGATAGCTTTAATTTGCGTGGAGTAAATAGGCCAAATTGGGCAAAAGGAGGGAATGTGGAATACTTGAAGTTCAATGATGAAGGGCAAGCTGTGGAGCCAGAAGCAACTGTTGCAAGATGGCAACGATACCTTGGCATGAAGGCCACAGATCATAGGTTGTTTCAGCTCAATGTCTTTGATTGGCGAGAGTTTCGTAAAGGAAAGAAACTAGATGAGGCATGGGATGCAATCAGG AGAACTATTGATTGGTCGGACCCCGAAACTCAAAGAAAGAGTGGGAGGATAAGGTTTGTGGTGGAGAGGAAGTTGAATGATCGTTGGAAGACATTTAAGGCGAAACTCCGGAAAGTATGGTATACCCCAAATGTTGGTACTGAAGAGCGTTTTAAATGCAAAGATGGGAGGGTAAGCAAAGAACAATGGGTTGCACTAGTTAACCACTGGGAAGATGAAAAGGAACAG TGGCGTTCTATTGTGAACAAGCAGAGTCGGGCAAAGCGTAGGATGATGCACACAACTGGCACAAAGACATTTGCAGAGATCAGGAACAAATAT aaaaaaataaatggaGGTGTAAACCCAGACCGTTGCAAAATGTTTGAGCTTACCCATGTCCACCCTGATGAACCAAATTCTAAACAAGCTATT GCCTTAATGAAGGACAAGATTGACAAGATGAAGACTACAAAGAGGGCATCCCAACTTCCAGAGACTCTTAATGATTTTGAAATCAATGAAGTATATGTGTCTGTGCTTGGAAAAGAGACACGTGGAGGGGTGCGAGGATTTGGCTTTGGAGTCAGACCTGAACAAGTTCCTGGTGTACTAGTGCAGAAGAGAGGTGTTCATTTAGAGGTACAAGCAATGAGAGAACAACATGAGGCTGAGATTGAAACGATTCGGAAGGAGAGCCAAGAAAAGGAAGATAAGCTTAGGGAAGAACTGAACAAACAAACTCTGGCCACAAAagataaatttaaaaatatggaGATTGCAATGAAAAAACAGGAAGCTCTTATGGCTTTGTTACTTGGGGCATATGAGTCAACTGATATGCTTGCTGCAGCTTTAAGAATGAAGGGTGCTTCTCTCCAACCATCGATGAGCCATATTCAATCTTCATATGAGGAGAACTTGGATGATGTTTACATACCACATTGCTCTGAAGAATTGCAGCAGCAAGTTACCAGAAATTGA